The genomic DNA CGTTCGCGTACGGGGCGGCGGCGCTCAAGTTGGTGCCGGGGTGAGAAGAAAGTTTGTGCCGGAGACGAGGGAAGTCCTTGATTCATGGCGGACTTCGCCTTCTAGCGAATCCTTTTTCCCCCTGCTTACTCATATGGTGTAAGAAAGGGGGTGCGGCACATGAGACTCAATGAATCGCTTCGTTTGATCGCCGGGGTGTTTGTCCTGGGCGCGGTCGTGCTGGGCGCCACAGTCCATCCCTACTATAATTACTTCGCCGCGTTCGTCGCGGCCAATCTGATCCAGTCGTCATTCAGCGGCTGGTGCCCGATGATGGCTCTCTTGCGGAGGCTGGGTGTTCAGGAATAACGACGCATCTGTGAAGGCGGGATGGCTTGTGGTCGCTCTCCTGGTAGCGGCGGGCTGCGGGCAGTCCGAGCAGCCGTCCCGGACCGGAGAGGCCCCGTCGGTGGCGGCCGTTCAGCCCGCCCTCCAGCTGGCGGTGATCGAGGTGGAGACCGGCCAGGTCCCGGTGACGGTCGAAGTGACCGGGCAAGTTACGGCGGTGTATCAGGCGACCTTGGCCAGCCGCATACAGGGCACCATCGACAATCTGCTGGTCCGCGAAGGCAGCGTCGTGCGCAAGGGGCAGACCCTGATGGTGCTCGACAATCGTGACTTGCAGGCCGAGTTATCCCGGGTGACGGCAGAGCTCGACAATGCCAACGCACACCAGACCCGGATGGAAGACCTCTACCGGAAGGATGCGGTATCCAAGCAGGAGCTGGAGAATGCCACG from Nitrospira sp. ND1 includes the following:
- a CDS encoding DUF2892 domain-containing protein gives rise to the protein MRLNESLRLIAGVFVLGAVVLGATVHPYYNYFAAFVAANLIQSSFSGWCPMMALLRRLGVQE